In Sebaldella sp. S0638, the genomic window ATTAACAGCAAGAGTAAATGAAATGTTGTAAGATACTAAATCAAAGAAAAAATAAAATTCAAAAAACAAGGAGGAAAAATGAAAAATAAAAGCAGAATATATTTAGTGGCATCAGCATTTTTAATATTATCAGTAAGCAGTTATTCAATGCATATTATGGAGGGATATCTCCCTGTAAAATGGGCTGTATTCTGGTTCGTTCTCTGTGCACCGTTCTGGGCTTACGGACTTGTAAAACTACAGAAAAAAGCTAAAGGCAATGTGGAAGAAAAGCTGACGCTGGCACTTGCAGGAGCATTTATTTTCGTTCTTTCTGCATTAAAAATACCGTCAGTAACAGGAAGCTCATCACATCCTACAGGAGTAGGGCTGTCTGCAATACTGTTCGGGCCGTTTGTAACATCAATATTAGGGACTATAGCACTGATATTTCAGGCAGTATTGCTCGCACACGGAGGACTTACCACTCTCGGGGCGAATGCATTTTCCATGGCAGTGGCAGGACCTTTGGTATCATACGGTATTTACAGACTTTTGAAAAATAAAAATAAATCCCTTGCAGTATTTCTTGCAGCTTCACTGGGAAATCTCAGTACATATGTAATTACTTCATTTCAGCTGGCTCTTGCGAATCCTTCGGCAGACGGAGGAATAGCAGCGTCATTTGTGAAATTTGCGATGATTTTTGCTGTGACACAGATACCTTTGGCAGTAATAGAAGGACTTCTGACTAACGTAGTAATGAATTTACTTGAAAAATATAATATAAAGCAAGGGGTGAAGGCGTAGATGAAAATTCTTAAAAATAATCTGGCATTAATTTGTTTAGTAATAATTATCGGAGCGGCTCCTTTACTGTTGGTAAAAAATTCCGAATTCGGCGGTGCAGACGGGAAGGCCGAGGAATTAATAACTGAAATAAATCCGGGATACCAGCCTTGGGCGGAAAGCCTTCTGGAACCGCCGGGGGGAGAGACAGAAAGTCTTTTATTTGCCTTGCAGGCAGCACTCGGGGCAGGAGTAGTATGTTACGTTCTGGGATATTTCAGAGGCAGAGCAAAGAATGCTGATAGATAAAATATCTTATGCTAATTCTCTCAAGGATGTTAATCCACTTGAAAAATTTATTTTATCTGCAGGAGTACTGGTGTTCTTATTAATGACAAAAGAAAAAACAATTTTTATAATAGATTTTGTTATATTTAATTTTATTATCTTATTTATTATGAAAGTAAGTGTGGGAAAACTGCTGAAATTATACAGTATACCAGCTGTGTTTATACTGACTACACTTATTCCCATGTTTTTTATAAAAGGAGATATAACATTACTTCTGCTGAGAGCATTTGCATCTCTTTCCGCTGCGTATTTTCTGGTGTGTTCCACGCCGGCGGCAGATCTGGATTATATTTTTCTTAAGCTGAAATTCCCGAAAATTTTCAGAGAGATGTTCTTGCTGATTTACAGATATATATTTGTTTTATTTGATATAAAAGATCAGGTAATTACTGCGCAGAAGAGCAGATCAGGATATGTAAATTACAGTGCTTCACGGAGATCATTCGGAGTTTTGCTGATATCAATACTAAGAAAAACGTATTATTACAGCAAAAATTCCGTAAAAGCCGTAGAAGCCAGACTTGGAAATGAATTTATATTTTATCAAAGAAGATATAACAAGCCGGGTAAAGAAGTAGTTTTTATAATAACAATATTATTAATAAATTTATTTTTGGTGGTATGGTATGCTTAAATTGGAAGATGTTGTTTTTTCTTATGAAAAAGGAACGGAAATAATAAAGGGAATAAATATTAATATAGAAAAGGGAAAGAAGATAGTATTTCTCGGAGAAAACGGGTCAGGAAAATCTACGCTGTTTTTAATTATGAACGGACTTTTGAAACCAGATACGGGAAACCTTTATTTTAAAGGTGAAAAGATAGGATATAAGAAAAAAGAGCTGGATAAATTCAGGGAAAAAGTAGGCATCGTATTTCAGGATCCGGAAATACAAATCTTTGCTCCCACAGTAATGCAGGAAATAGCCTTTGGTTTGAAAAATCTCGGCTGTTCTCAGGAAGAAACAGAGCAAAGGGCTTTGGAAGCAATGAAGGCTCTGGAGATAGAAAACTTACAGGATACACCATGCCACCATCTAAGCTATGGTCAGAAAAAAAGAGTAGCTATAGCTTCTATAACGGCGATGAAGCCGGAAATACTGATATTGGACGAGCCTCTTGCCTGGCTGGATCCTAAAAATAAAAAGCGGATATTGGAAATACTTCTAAACTTCTCAAATGAAGGGAAAACAATGATTGTTTCCACACATGACGTTAATTTTGCATATGATTTTGCTGACTACATTTTTGTGTTGCGTGATGGACAGCTTTTGAAAAGCGGAGATAAAAAAGAAGTTTTTTCTGATTTTGAGTTTTTGAAAAATGCAAATCTGGATGTTCCTGTGGTTCTGAAAATGTACAGTCATTTAAAAGACAGTCTGAATACAGATTTTGACAGTTTTCTTGCAGGATATAACAGATTTTTGAAGGAGAATTTTTAGATGAGAAAGATATTAATTGCAGGAACTATGAGCGGAAGCGGGAAAACCACAGCAAGCAGTATTCTAATGTCAGCTTTTGAAAATGTTGCTCCGTTTAAAATAGGGCCTGATTATATAGATCCCGGTTATCACAGACTTTTTACCGGAAATGGCTCATATAATCTGGATTCATTTATGTTTGACGAGGATACACTGAAATATATATTTGAAGAAAACTCCAAAGGGAAAGACATAGCGGTAATAGAAGGTGTAATGGGGCTTTATGACGGAATAAACCATACAAAGGATAATTTCAGCACTGCACATACTGCAAGGATTCTTGATGTTCCGGTAATTCTCGTGGTGAATGCAAAAGGAATATCTACCAGCATAGCAGCAGAAATACTGGGATTTGTGAATTTTGATAAAGATGTTAATATAGCAGGGGTTATTCTGAATAATGTTTCCGGAGAAAAGCTTTATCTCAGCCTGAAAGAAGCTGTGGAAAAGTATACAGGCATTGAATGTCTGGGATATATTCCAAAAGATGAAAAAATAGGAGTGGAAAGCAGGCATCTCGGCTTAAAGCAGGCTTTTGAGGTAGAAGACTCCGCTGAAAGAAAAGAATTTTTGAAAGATATCGGGGAAAAATACCTGAATTTGAAAAGAATATATGAGATCGCAGAAAGTTCCAAGGAATATAATATAAATAATCCTGCTGACGGGCTGAAAGATATTTTCAAAGGAAAGAGAGCTGCTGTGGCACGGGATAAGGCATTTTCATTTTATTACGAGTCAAACTTTGATATGATGAGACATGCTGGTCTGGAACTTGTGGAATTTAGTCCTGTGTATGACAGCAAAATTCCGGAAAATATTGATTTCATATATCTTGGCGGCGGTTATCCCGAGCTTTATGCAGAAGAACTAGCCGGAAATACAGCGATGAAAAAAAGTATCACAGAGGCACATGAGGCAGGAATCCCGATATATGCAGAGTGCGGAGGATTTATCTATCTTACAGACGGGCTGAAAACTACTGATGAGAAATTTTATGAATTCTGCGGAATATTAGATATGAAAATAGCTATGAAAAAAAGACTGAATATGGGACGATTCGGATATATACATATTGATATGGAAAACGGGATAAAAACAAAAGGACATGAATTTCACTATTCAGATATATTTGATAATAATGAAAAGCATTGTTTTTACAGTATAAAGAAGGAAGACGGCAGGGAATGGAAATGCGGCTACAAAAAAGGCAATACTCTCGCCGGTTATCCGCATATTGCTTTTTATTCCGAGCCTGAATTTTTAAAATTTTTGTTTGGGATGCAGCTATAGTTTTAGTAATGGAAAACAGGAGGAAAAAATGTCGTATATAAAAGCACCAATGGATATAGAGAAAAGAAGCTTTGAAATAATAGAAGAGGAACTCGGGGAAAAAATAAATAATTTTACAGAAGCCGAGAAACCTGTGGTAAAAAGAATTATACATACTACCGCGGATTTTGAATATGCTGATCTGCTGGATATAGAAAATGATGCAATAAATTCAGGAATGGAAGCATTAAAGTCGGGGTGTAAAATTTATTGTGACACGAATATGATAGTAAACGGATTAAGCAAAAGTATACTGGAAAAATTTTCCGTGAAAGCATACTCGCTTGTATCAGATGAAGACACTATAAAGGAAGCAAAAGAAAGAGGAGTAACAAGGTCTATAGTGGGAATGGAAAAAGCTTTGAAAGATAAAGATACAAAGATATTCCTTATAGGTAACGCACCTACGGCTCTTTATACACTTCTGGAAAATATGAAAGAAAATACACCGAAATTAATAGTGGGAGTTCCTGTGGGATTCGTCGGGGCAAGTGAATCAAAAGAGGAATTATCAAAGTATAATGTTCCGTATATAAGAATAAGAGGCAGAAAGGGCGGAAGTACAGTAGCTGTGTCTATTCTTCACGGTATTTTATACCAGATGTACCAAAGGGAAGGAATGTAAATAAAATGGAAGGATATAGATATTATCAGGGAAAACAGTTAAGGTGCGGTTTTACTACAGGAAGTGCTGCGGCAGCAGCAGCGCAGGCGGCAATGGCTGCATTCTTCGGGAAAAATACTCCCGATGAAGTAAGAATTGATCTTCCCGCAGGCGGAACTTTGAAAATACAGATAAATACCATACGTATAAGGGACGGTTATACTATAGCCTCTGTAATAAAAGACGGCGGAGACGATCCTGATATTACGCACGGTATTGAGATATTTTCCAAAATAAGTCTTCGTGAGGATAATATGGTAAATATATACGGCGGAATAGGCGTAGGGACTGTTACCAAACCCGGGCTTCCCATGAAAGTCGGTATGTCTTCCATAAATCCCGTACCTATGAAAATGATAGAAAATGAAGTGCGGAAAATTCTTCCAGCCGGTAAAGGCGTGGATGTAGAAATATTTGTTCCCGAAGGGGAAGAGATCGCTAAAAGAACGCTGAATCCCAAACTTGGTGTCCTCGGCGGTATTTCAATATTAGGGACAACTGGAATAGTGAAACCTATGTCAGAAGAGGCTTTTAAGGATTCACTTGCTATAGAGCTGAAAATGCTTTTAGCTGAAAATCCTGAAAAAGAAGTGGTTTTTGTATTTGGAAACCATGGAAAAAGGTTTATGAAGGAAAAATTCGGCATAGATGAAGGGAAAGTGCTTGTAATAAGTAATTTTGTGGGGTTTATGCTTGACAGGGCATGTGAATACGGAGTAAAGAAAATCTTTTTTGCAGGAGATCTCGGAAAGTTTGTAAAAGTGGCAGGGGGAATATTTCACACACACAGCAGAATGTCAGATGCAAAACTGGAAATATTAACTGCTAATGCACTGCTTGCAGGGGAAGGAAGAGAAAATCTGCTGAAAATACTAAATTCCAATACCACGGAAGAAGCTGTCAACTATGTGACGAAAAAGGAAACATTTACTCTTCTTGCAGAAAAAGCAAAAGAAAAATGTCAGGAGTATGTGAGAAGAAATGGTGCGGAAATAACTGTGGAAACTCTGATATTTGCTTCAGGGGGAAGAGAACTGGGGCGGAGCAAAGGATGGAAACTATAATATGGAAAAAATAAAAGTGGCAGGGCTTGGACCCGGGAATCCTGATTATATTCTGCCCGC contains:
- a CDS encoding energy-coupling factor ABC transporter permease; this translates as MKNKSRIYLVASAFLILSVSSYSMHIMEGYLPVKWAVFWFVLCAPFWAYGLVKLQKKAKGNVEEKLTLALAGAFIFVLSALKIPSVTGSSSHPTGVGLSAILFGPFVTSILGTIALIFQAVLLAHGGLTTLGANAFSMAVAGPLVSYGIYRLLKNKNKSLAVFLAASLGNLSTYVITSFQLALANPSADGGIAASFVKFAMIFAVTQIPLAVIEGLLTNVVMNLLEKYNIKQGVKA
- a CDS encoding energy-coupling factor ABC transporter substrate-binding protein, coding for MKILKNNLALICLVIIIGAAPLLLVKNSEFGGADGKAEELITEINPGYQPWAESLLEPPGGETESLLFALQAALGAGVVCYVLGYFRGRAKNADR
- a CDS encoding CbiQ family ECF transporter T component — protein: MLIDKISYANSLKDVNPLEKFILSAGVLVFLLMTKEKTIFIIDFVIFNFIILFIMKVSVGKLLKLYSIPAVFILTTLIPMFFIKGDITLLLLRAFASLSAAYFLVCSTPAADLDYIFLKLKFPKIFREMFLLIYRYIFVLFDIKDQVITAQKSRSGYVNYSASRRSFGVLLISILRKTYYYSKNSVKAVEARLGNEFIFYQRRYNKPGKEVVFIITILLINLFLVVWYA
- a CDS encoding energy-coupling factor ABC transporter ATP-binding protein, with amino-acid sequence MLKLEDVVFSYEKGTEIIKGININIEKGKKIVFLGENGSGKSTLFLIMNGLLKPDTGNLYFKGEKIGYKKKELDKFREKVGIVFQDPEIQIFAPTVMQEIAFGLKNLGCSQEETEQRALEAMKALEIENLQDTPCHHLSYGQKKRVAIASITAMKPEILILDEPLAWLDPKNKKRILEILLNFSNEGKTMIVSTHDVNFAYDFADYIFVLRDGQLLKSGDKKEVFSDFEFLKNANLDVPVVLKMYSHLKDSLNTDFDSFLAGYNRFLKENF
- a CDS encoding cobyrinate a,c-diamide synthase — its product is MRKILIAGTMSGSGKTTASSILMSAFENVAPFKIGPDYIDPGYHRLFTGNGSYNLDSFMFDEDTLKYIFEENSKGKDIAVIEGVMGLYDGINHTKDNFSTAHTARILDVPVILVVNAKGISTSIAAEILGFVNFDKDVNIAGVILNNVSGEKLYLSLKEAVEKYTGIECLGYIPKDEKIGVESRHLGLKQAFEVEDSAERKEFLKDIGEKYLNLKRIYEIAESSKEYNINNPADGLKDIFKGKRAAVARDKAFSFYYESNFDMMRHAGLELVEFSPVYDSKIPENIDFIYLGGGYPELYAEELAGNTAMKKSITEAHEAGIPIYAECGGFIYLTDGLKTTDEKFYEFCGILDMKIAMKKRLNMGRFGYIHIDMENGIKTKGHEFHYSDIFDNNEKHCFYSIKKEDGREWKCGYKKGNTLAGYPHIAFYSEPEFLKFLFGMQL
- a CDS encoding precorrin-8X methylmutase, which produces MSYIKAPMDIEKRSFEIIEEELGEKINNFTEAEKPVVKRIIHTTADFEYADLLDIENDAINSGMEALKSGCKIYCDTNMIVNGLSKSILEKFSVKAYSLVSDEDTIKEAKERGVTRSIVGMEKALKDKDTKIFLIGNAPTALYTLLENMKENTPKLIVGVPVGFVGASESKEELSKYNVPYIRIRGRKGGSTVAVSILHGILYQMYQREGM
- the cbiD gene encoding cobalt-precorrin-5B (C(1))-methyltransferase CbiD translates to MEGYRYYQGKQLRCGFTTGSAAAAAAQAAMAAFFGKNTPDEVRIDLPAGGTLKIQINTIRIRDGYTIASVIKDGGDDPDITHGIEIFSKISLREDNMVNIYGGIGVGTVTKPGLPMKVGMSSINPVPMKMIENEVRKILPAGKGVDVEIFVPEGEEIAKRTLNPKLGVLGGISILGTTGIVKPMSEEAFKDSLAIELKMLLAENPEKEVVFVFGNHGKRFMKEKFGIDEGKVLVISNFVGFMLDRACEYGVKKIFFAGDLGKFVKVAGGIFHTHSRMSDAKLEILTANALLAGEGRENLLKILNSNTTEEAVNYVTKKETFTLLAEKAKEKCQEYVRRNGAEITVETLIFASGGRELGRSKGWKL